A stretch of Usitatibacter palustris DNA encodes these proteins:
- a CDS encoding ABC transporter ATP-binding protein: MDGSSNGIVRAEGLTKQVTTPDHTLTIVRGANLEVRSGEAIAILGASGSGKSTLLGLLAGLDVPTSGKVWIDGEDLFALSEDGRAKLRGRMVGFVFQSFQLLPALTALENVMLPLELSGGKDAAARARTVLDRVGLADRVGHYPRQLSGGEQQRVAVARAFVTEPKLLFADEPTGNLDSTTGEHIIELLFEMNRERGTTLVLVTHDEALAARCMRRARITAGVLDTEVA; this comes from the coding sequence ATGGACGGATCATCGAACGGAATTGTGCGGGCTGAAGGGCTCACGAAACAAGTGACGACCCCGGATCACACGCTCACGATCGTGCGCGGCGCGAATCTCGAGGTGCGTTCGGGCGAGGCGATCGCGATATTGGGCGCCTCGGGCTCGGGTAAGTCGACCCTGCTGGGACTGCTGGCCGGCCTGGACGTTCCCACCTCGGGCAAGGTCTGGATCGACGGCGAGGACCTCTTCGCGCTCTCGGAAGATGGCCGCGCGAAGCTCCGCGGGCGCATGGTGGGCTTCGTCTTCCAGTCCTTCCAGCTTCTCCCCGCGCTCACCGCGCTGGAAAACGTGATGCTGCCGCTCGAGCTCTCCGGCGGAAAGGACGCCGCGGCGCGAGCGCGCACCGTGCTCGATCGCGTGGGTCTCGCCGATCGCGTCGGTCACTATCCGCGCCAGCTCTCGGGCGGCGAGCAACAGCGCGTTGCGGTGGCCCGCGCCTTCGTCACCGAACCCAAGCTTCTCTTCGCCGACGAGCCCACGGGCAACCTCGATTCGACCACCGGCGAGCACATCATCGAGCTGTTGTTCGAGATGAACCGCGAGCGCGGCACCACGCTCGTCCTCGTCACCCACGACGAAGCCCTCGCGGCGCGCTGCATGCGCCGCGCGCGCATCACCGCCGGCGTGCTGGACACGGAAGTCGCGTGA
- the ppx gene encoding exopolyphosphatase has product MEYTTLAAVDLGSNSFHMAVGRVVDDQIYPLDSLKETVRLGAGLTSDKRLDADAQDRALATLRRFRERLAGMPKESVRVVGTNTLRVAKNAREFLAKAESTLGFPIEIISGREEARLIYMGVVHSLPLSSQNRLVVDIGGGSTEFIIGNKMKPRVMESLYMGCVSYTRRFFPEGKVDKKSFKAAELAAREEVQALVERFEKEGWKEAVGSSGTARALAEVITLNGRSNDTITAGGLAWLREELIESGDVRKLAIAGLRDERIPVFPGGLAIMSAVFSELSLKEMIVAEGALRQGVLWDLLGRVHHRDIREVTIEQFVRRYHVDAVQATRVGSLARALYRQLEPERTERTFVAESFLAWGVQLHEIGLSISQGGYHKHSAYILANADMPGFSRQEQAWLANLVLAQRGKLAKMREAFAVDADLATLSFCLRVAVILHRARRTLRLPKISASRRGKTFILHVEAKWLEAHTLAAHAFEAERDEWDSTGFAFEVEEK; this is encoded by the coding sequence ATGGAATATACCACCCTCGCCGCGGTAGACCTCGGCTCCAACAGCTTCCACATGGCTGTCGGACGGGTGGTGGATGACCAGATCTATCCGCTCGATTCGCTGAAGGAAACCGTGCGGCTCGGCGCGGGCCTCACGTCCGACAAGCGCCTCGACGCCGATGCGCAGGATCGCGCACTCGCCACGTTGCGCCGCTTCCGCGAACGTCTCGCCGGCATGCCGAAGGAATCCGTGCGCGTGGTCGGCACCAACACCTTGCGTGTCGCGAAGAATGCCCGCGAGTTCCTCGCGAAGGCCGAGTCGACGCTCGGTTTCCCCATCGAGATCATCTCCGGCCGCGAGGAGGCACGCCTGATCTACATGGGCGTGGTGCACTCGCTGCCGCTTTCGAGCCAGAACCGGCTCGTGGTGGACATCGGCGGCGGCTCGACCGAATTCATCATCGGCAACAAGATGAAGCCGCGCGTGATGGAAAGCCTCTACATGGGCTGCGTGAGCTACACGCGCCGGTTCTTTCCCGAAGGCAAGGTCGACAAGAAAAGCTTCAAGGCCGCCGAGCTCGCCGCGCGCGAGGAAGTGCAGGCGCTGGTCGAGCGTTTCGAGAAGGAAGGCTGGAAGGAAGCGGTCGGCTCGTCAGGCACGGCGCGCGCGCTGGCGGAAGTGATCACGCTCAACGGGCGCTCGAACGACACGATCACCGCGGGTGGCCTCGCCTGGCTGCGCGAGGAGCTCATCGAATCGGGCGACGTACGCAAGCTCGCGATCGCAGGATTGCGCGACGAACGCATCCCGGTGTTTCCGGGCGGGCTTGCGATCATGTCCGCGGTATTTTCCGAGCTCTCCCTCAAGGAAATGATCGTCGCGGAAGGCGCGCTTCGCCAGGGCGTGCTGTGGGATCTCCTCGGCCGCGTGCATCACCGCGACATCCGCGAGGTCACGATCGAACAGTTCGTGCGCCGCTATCACGTCGATGCGGTGCAGGCCACGCGCGTCGGCTCGCTCGCTCGCGCGCTCTACCGGCAACTCGAACCCGAGCGGACCGAGCGCACCTTCGTCGCGGAAAGCTTCCTCGCGTGGGGCGTGCAGCTCCATGAGATCGGCTTGTCGATCTCGCAGGGCGGATACCACAAGCATTCGGCCTACATCCTCGCCAACGCCGACATGCCCGGCTTCTCGCGGCAGGAACAGGCGTGGCTCGCGAACCTCGTGCTCGCGCAGCGCGGCAAGCTCGCGAAGATGCGCGAGGCCTTCGCGGTGGACGCGGATCTCGCCACCCTCTCCTTCTGCCTCCGGGTCGCGGTGATCCTGCATCGGGCGCGCCGCACGCTGCGCCTGCCGAAGATTTCGGCCTCGCGTCGCGGCAAGACCTTCATCCTCCACGTCGAAGCGAAGTGGCTCGAGGCGCACACGCTCGCGGCGCATGCATTCGAAGCCGAACGCGACGAGTGGGATTCGACGGGATTTGCGTTCGAGGTCGAGGAGAAATAA
- the rluD gene encoding 23S rRNA pseudouridine(1911/1915/1917) synthase RluD, whose product MANTANAITLRFMVNPASGSRNYNPPEPPARRVNLTIPLDLAGLRLDQALAKLLPEVSRSRLAKLIEDGHVLVDGESAAVRTKVRSGEKVEVALVPRPEEAAFRPEAIALPIVHEDDHVLVIDKPAGLVVHPGTGNWAGTMLNALLHHAPGLKHLPRAGIVHRLDKETSGLLVVAKDEATQLDLVRQLQERTVKRTYVALARGRIAAGGTVDKPIGRHPTKRTRMAVVANGKEAVTHYRVKEAFAAHTLLECDLETGRTHQIRVHLAAIGHPLEGDPEYGGKGERIFQRQALHAWKLAFKHPSTGKLVKFESPMPEDFLALLTGLRKV is encoded by the coding sequence ATGGCGAACACCGCCAATGCCATTACACTTCGTTTCATGGTGAATCCTGCCTCCGGAAGCCGAAATTATAACCCGCCCGAACCCCCCGCCCGCCGCGTCAACCTGACGATTCCCCTCGACCTCGCCGGGCTGCGGCTCGACCAGGCCCTCGCGAAGCTGCTGCCCGAAGTCTCGCGCAGCCGCCTGGCGAAGCTGATCGAGGACGGGCACGTGCTCGTCGACGGCGAAAGCGCGGCGGTGCGCACGAAAGTCCGCAGCGGCGAGAAAGTGGAAGTGGCCCTTGTGCCGCGTCCGGAGGAGGCCGCGTTCCGGCCCGAGGCCATCGCGCTACCCATCGTCCACGAGGACGACCACGTCCTTGTCATCGACAAGCCCGCGGGCCTGGTGGTTCACCCGGGAACGGGAAACTGGGCGGGCACGATGCTCAATGCGCTCCTGCACCATGCCCCGGGGCTCAAGCACCTGCCGCGCGCGGGCATCGTGCATCGTCTCGACAAGGAAACCAGCGGATTGCTCGTGGTGGCCAAGGACGAGGCCACGCAGCTCGATCTCGTTCGCCAGCTCCAGGAACGCACCGTGAAGCGCACGTATGTCGCACTCGCGCGCGGGCGCATCGCCGCCGGCGGCACGGTGGACAAGCCGATCGGTCGGCATCCGACGAAGCGAACGCGCATGGCGGTGGTTGCGAACGGCAAGGAAGCCGTGACCCACTACCGCGTGAAGGAAGCGTTCGCGGCGCACACGCTGCTCGAATGCGACCTCGAAACCGGCCGCACGCACCAGATTCGCGTGCACCTCGCCGCGATCGGCCATCCGCTCGAAGGCGATCCGGAGTACGGCGGGAAAGGCGAGCGCATCTTCCAGCGCCAGGCGCTGCATGCGTGGAAGCTCGCATTCAAGCACCCGTCCACCGGCAAGCTCGTGAAGTTCGAATCGCCGATGCCCGAGGACTTTCTCGCGCTCCTCACGGGACTTCGCAAGGTATGA
- the ppk1 gene encoding polyphosphate kinase 1, with the protein MAKNKPKSETPRVSRLSPDHFLNRELQALAFNRRVLAQAEDRTVPLLERLKFLTIVSSNLDEFFEIRLSGVKEQIKMGSDAPEADGLRPQQVFTQVTRLAHEIVERQYKLLNDEILPSLAKEGIRFIRRGSWNAQQQEWVRDYFFREMMPLLTPIGLDPAHPFPRVFNKSLNFAVELEGRDAFGRNSRAAIVQAPRVLPRVIKLPAGIAQGANDFIFLTSVLHKHVGELFSGMNVQGCYQFRVTRNSDLFVEEEEVKDLRKALQGELPQRHFGDAVRLEVADNMSEPMTKFLLEQFGLEAPDLYRVNGPVNLVRLMNIPDQVGRPDLMYKLFVPGMPKSVIKSKDLFETIRKGDILLHRPFQSFAPVIEFIRQAAKDPQVVAIKQTVYRTGTDSVIMQTLIDAARAGKEVTVVVELMARFDEEANINWAARLEEVGAHVVYGVVGHKTHAKMSMVVRREEGKLIRYVHLGTGNYHPRTARLYTDFDLLTANETVCADVNEVFQQLTGLGKVTKLKHVWQAPFTLHQRVIDAIDNETRIARSGKPARIVAKMNALLEPTVIEALYKASQAGVKVDLIIRGVCALRPGVAKISENIRVRSVIGRFLEHTRIFHFRNGGEESVYLSSADWMDRNFFRRIELCFPILDAKLKKRVIQEGLKAYLDDNSQSWEMQTDGSYVRRKPGRGSRKRCAQVELLEALR; encoded by the coding sequence ATGGCTAAAAATAAGCCGAAATCAGAAACCCCGCGCGTGTCGCGCCTATCCCCCGATCATTTCCTGAATCGCGAGCTGCAGGCGCTTGCGTTCAACCGCCGTGTTCTCGCGCAAGCCGAGGACCGCACCGTGCCGCTCCTCGAGCGGCTGAAGTTCCTCACGATCGTCTCCTCCAACCTCGACGAGTTCTTCGAGATCCGCCTCTCGGGCGTGAAGGAGCAGATCAAGATGGGCTCCGATGCGCCGGAGGCCGACGGCCTCAGGCCGCAGCAGGTGTTCACGCAGGTCACGCGCCTCGCGCACGAGATCGTCGAGCGCCAGTACAAGCTGCTCAACGACGAGATCCTCCCGTCGCTCGCGAAGGAGGGGATCCGCTTCATTCGCCGCGGCTCGTGGAATGCGCAGCAGCAGGAGTGGGTTCGCGACTATTTCTTCCGCGAGATGATGCCGCTCCTCACGCCCATCGGGCTCGATCCGGCGCACCCGTTCCCGCGCGTCTTCAACAAGAGCCTGAACTTCGCGGTCGAGCTGGAGGGCCGCGATGCGTTCGGCCGCAATTCGCGCGCGGCGATCGTCCAGGCTCCGCGCGTGCTGCCCCGCGTCATCAAGCTGCCGGCGGGCATCGCGCAGGGCGCCAACGACTTCATCTTCCTCACCTCCGTGCTGCACAAGCACGTGGGCGAGCTCTTCTCGGGCATGAACGTGCAGGGCTGCTACCAGTTCCGCGTGACGCGCAACTCCGACCTCTTCGTCGAGGAAGAGGAAGTAAAGGACCTGCGCAAGGCGCTGCAGGGCGAGTTGCCGCAGCGGCACTTCGGCGACGCGGTGCGCCTGGAAGTCGCCGACAACATGAGCGAGCCGATGACGAAGTTCCTCCTCGAGCAGTTCGGCCTCGAGGCGCCCGACCTCTACCGCGTGAACGGTCCGGTGAATCTCGTGCGGCTCATGAACATCCCCGACCAGGTCGGGCGGCCGGACCTCATGTACAAGCTCTTCGTGCCGGGCATGCCCAAGTCGGTGATCAAGTCGAAGGACCTCTTCGAGACGATCCGCAAGGGCGACATCCTCCTGCACCGGCCCTTCCAGTCGTTCGCGCCGGTGATCGAATTCATCCGCCAGGCCGCGAAGGATCCGCAGGTCGTGGCGATCAAGCAGACGGTGTACCGCACCGGCACCGACTCCGTGATCATGCAGACGTTGATCGATGCCGCGCGGGCCGGCAAGGAAGTCACCGTGGTCGTCGAGCTCATGGCGCGCTTCGACGAAGAGGCCAACATCAACTGGGCCGCGCGCCTCGAGGAAGTCGGCGCGCACGTGGTCTATGGCGTCGTCGGACACAAGACCCACGCCAAGATGTCGATGGTGGTGCGGCGCGAGGAGGGCAAGCTCATCCGCTACGTCCACCTGGGCACCGGCAACTACCATCCGCGCACGGCGCGCCTCTATACCGACTTCGACCTGCTCACGGCCAACGAGACGGTCTGCGCGGACGTGAACGAGGTGTTCCAGCAGCTCACGGGCCTGGGCAAGGTCACGAAGCTGAAGCACGTCTGGCAGGCGCCCTTCACCCTGCACCAGCGCGTGATCGATGCGATCGACAACGAGACGCGCATCGCGAGGTCCGGAAAGCCCGCGCGCATCGTCGCGAAGATGAATGCGCTGTTGGAGCCGACGGTGATCGAGGCGCTCTACAAGGCTTCGCAGGCCGGCGTGAAGGTCGATCTCATCATCCGCGGCGTGTGCGCGCTCAGGCCCGGCGTGGCGAAGATCTCCGAGAACATTCGCGTCCGGTCCGTGATCGGGCGCTTCCTCGAGCACACGCGCATCTTCCACTTCCGCAACGGCGGCGAGGAGAGCGTGTATCTCTCGAGCGCGGACTGGATGGATCGCAACTTCTTCCGGCGCATCGAGCTGTGCTTTCCGATCCTCGATGCGAAGCTCAAGAAGCGCGTGATCCAGGAGGGCCTCAAGGCCTACCTCGACGACAACAGCCAGTCGTGGGAAATGCAGACCGACGGGAGCTACGTGCGCCGCAAGCCCGGGCGCGGCAGCCGCAAGCGCTGCGCGCAGGTCGAGCTGCTGGAAGCCCTGCGCTAG
- a CDS encoding SixA phosphatase family protein, with translation MDLILWRHAEAEDGEDDLKRELTKRGKKQAERMAQWLRPLLAGEWQILVSPSKRTLQTVKALDLPFDVREALGPSSTPQVVLREVGWPSASEPVLVVGHQPTLGQIAAKLVGGAVGDVSIKKGAIWWFATRDRRGEQETILKAVLNPDLLDD, from the coding sequence ATGGACCTGATTCTCTGGCGGCACGCAGAAGCGGAAGACGGCGAGGACGACCTCAAGCGCGAGCTCACGAAGCGCGGGAAGAAGCAGGCCGAGCGCATGGCGCAGTGGCTGCGGCCGCTGCTCGCCGGCGAATGGCAGATTCTCGTGAGCCCCTCGAAGCGCACGCTGCAGACCGTGAAGGCACTCGATCTTCCGTTCGATGTGCGCGAAGCGCTCGGCCCTTCGAGCACACCGCAGGTGGTGCTGCGCGAAGTGGGCTGGCCGTCAGCGTCGGAGCCGGTGCTGGTCGTCGGTCACCAGCCCACGCTGGGCCAGATCGCGGCAAAGCTCGTCGGCGGTGCGGTCGGCGACGTGTCGATCAAGAAGGGCGCGATCTGGTGGTTCGCCACGCGCGATCGCCGCGGCGAGCAGGAGACCATCCTGAAGGCGGTGCTGAACCCGGATCTGCTCGACGACTGA
- a CDS encoding DMT family transporter: protein MAFHASPYLLLTSTSLIWSLNWVVGRAMVGHVTPLTLTFIRWAVAVSVMLPFAWPSIRTSWPAIRRNWKLIVWLGFWGTGFHNAFAYVGLQYTTATNGVILNSAIPICIIVLGWLVYRDTITRLQTLGVVVSLTGIFAILTAGDLSVLASLTLNKGDLIVLAGMVFWAAYTIYLRNKPADLPPLALLACCACVGVVLLIPFAAFEMLFLGGGVELTPATIGAFLYLGIFPSFVGYVFWNRAVAEVGSNVAGMFIHLMPAFGVVLAWLFLGERLYAYHFAGVALILAGITLTTRGRRPATVTAK from the coding sequence ATGGCGTTTCACGCTTCGCCCTACCTGCTGCTGACTTCCACGTCGCTGATCTGGTCGCTCAACTGGGTGGTGGGCCGCGCGATGGTGGGTCACGTCACGCCGCTGACACTCACCTTCATCCGCTGGGCGGTGGCCGTGAGCGTGATGCTCCCGTTCGCATGGCCCTCGATCCGCACGAGCTGGCCCGCGATCCGCCGCAACTGGAAGCTGATCGTGTGGCTCGGGTTCTGGGGGACGGGCTTCCACAACGCCTTCGCCTACGTGGGCCTGCAGTACACCACCGCGACCAACGGCGTGATCCTCAACAGCGCCATTCCGATCTGCATCATCGTGCTGGGCTGGCTCGTCTATCGCGACACGATCACCCGTCTCCAAACCCTGGGCGTCGTCGTGTCGCTCACCGGCATCTTCGCGATCCTCACCGCCGGCGACCTGTCCGTGCTTGCGAGCCTCACGCTCAACAAGGGCGACCTCATCGTGCTCGCGGGCATGGTGTTCTGGGCCGCGTACACGATCTACCTGCGCAACAAGCCTGCGGACCTGCCGCCGCTCGCACTCCTCGCTTGCTGCGCTTGCGTAGGCGTCGTCCTGCTGATTCCGTTCGCGGCTTTCGAGATGCTCTTCCTGGGAGGCGGCGTCGAGCTCACGCCCGCCACGATCGGCGCGTTCCTGTACCTGGGCATCTTTCCGTCGTTCGTGGGATACGTCTTCTGGAACCGCGCGGTGGCCGAGGTCGGCTCGAACGTCGCGGGGATGTTCATTCATCTGATGCCCGCGTTCGGCGTCGTGCTTGCGTGGTTGTTCCTCGGGGAGCGGCTGTACGCCTATCACTTCGCCGGGGTCGCGCTGATCCTCGCGGGCATCACGCTCACCACTCGCGGACGGCGCCCGGCGACTGTCACCGCAAAGTGA
- a CDS encoding phytanoyl-CoA dioxygenase family protein, giving the protein MKLTAEQLAQFDREGYLFFPSHFSPEEVKVLTDEVPRLYAQHRPENVREKGSEAVRTNFAAHMYSKPFARLARHPRMVEPAMQLFGESVYMHQFKINGKSAFDGDVWQWHQDFGTWKNDDLMPEARAMNVAIFLDEVNEFNGPLMFIPGSHKLGVLDAGHDLTTTSYPLWTIDHETITKLVDRGGIVAPKGPPGSMILFHSCLVHASTSNLSPWHRVSVYLSLCAVSNHIRRFKRPEYIAHRDFSPIAMLPDDCLLRDYDVALPWKDGTPESAMKTDLAA; this is encoded by the coding sequence ATGAAGCTCACAGCAGAGCAACTCGCCCAGTTCGATCGAGAAGGCTACCTCTTCTTCCCGTCGCACTTCTCACCGGAAGAGGTGAAGGTCCTCACCGACGAGGTGCCGCGGCTCTACGCGCAGCATCGCCCGGAGAATGTGCGCGAGAAGGGGAGCGAGGCCGTGCGCACGAACTTCGCCGCCCACATGTACAGCAAGCCGTTCGCGCGCCTCGCCCGGCATCCGCGCATGGTGGAGCCGGCGATGCAGCTCTTCGGCGAATCGGTCTACATGCACCAGTTCAAGATCAACGGGAAGTCCGCGTTCGACGGCGATGTCTGGCAGTGGCACCAGGACTTCGGCACGTGGAAGAACGACGACCTGATGCCCGAGGCGCGCGCGATGAACGTCGCGATCTTCCTCGACGAGGTGAACGAATTCAACGGGCCGCTCATGTTCATCCCGGGCAGCCACAAGCTGGGCGTGCTCGATGCGGGCCACGACCTCACGACGACCAGCTATCCGCTCTGGACCATCGATCACGAAACCATCACGAAGCTCGTCGATCGCGGCGGTATCGTCGCGCCCAAGGGCCCGCCGGGCTCGATGATCCTGTTCCACTCGTGCCTCGTGCATGCGTCGACATCGAATCTTTCGCCGTGGCACCGGGTGAGCGTGTACCTGAGCCTGTGCGCAGTCTCGAACCACATTCGCCGCTTCAAGCGCCCCGAGTACATCGCGCACCGCGACTTCTCGCCCATCGCCATGCTTCCCGACGACTGCCTGCTGCGCGACTACGACGTCGCGCTGCCGTGGAAGGACGGAACGCCGGAGTCCGCGATGAAGACCGACCTCGCGGCCTAG
- a CDS encoding ABC transporter permease — MKSLALALKLLRRNWQAGESRVLVVALFIAVASVTTVGFFADRVQLALDRQANELLGGDLVILSDRELAPEFRTAAEKEKLTIAETRTFPSMVQVEGATNLAEIKAATDGFPLRGRIRVADAIGAPEREIEGGPKAGTVWIGVPLVGRLNLKVGDRLKVGRTNLEVAMIITREPDSVLDYFGIAPRVLMNAADLQSTGLITVGSRVTYRFLVKGEPAAIDRFRAEATPKLGRGQRIEGVRDARSEVRVSLERAQRFLGLASLLSVVLASVAVALSARRFSQRQTDSAAMMRCLGATQSTLFAIHAWQFVALGVLACLLGCLAGYGAQAILAQWLTGFFNVELPLPGPRPAIQGAVIGFVLLLGFTLPPLLRLRNVSTLRVLRRDMATAEPLSLAAFLLGLAALCGLIVWQAGDVKMGSIALAGFGAALLVAAIAGYAMIRLVARLRGAASGPWRYGLANLRRRTAGSLVQVMALGLGIMAMLMLTLVRTELVGKWQRSTPPDMPNRFAINIQTDQLTEVGRYFESQGLKTPDLYPMIRGRLVAIGDRKVTGADYKDDRAKRLVEREFNLSYGDTVRADNVFVSGSLWKPDSKEPQFSVEEGIAKTLDIKMGEDLTYEVAGSRFTGKVTSLRKVDWDSFKPNFFVISNPAVLKEYPSSWITSFHLGKGRDDVVTGLVQRFPNVSVIDMSAIMEQVVRVSEQVTRAVEFVFLFAIAAGLVVLFAAISATQDERIFEGAIMRTLGASRRQMTILQLAEFLTIGLLAGCIAAAGAVALTSVLSERVLNVPYEFKWTVPLIGIFAGGLGVAIAGLLGTRRAVHSPPLQTIRALT, encoded by the coding sequence GTGAAGAGCCTCGCGCTCGCCCTGAAGCTCCTGCGCCGCAACTGGCAGGCGGGCGAATCGCGCGTGCTCGTGGTGGCCCTCTTCATTGCAGTGGCCAGTGTCACGACGGTCGGCTTCTTCGCCGACCGCGTGCAGCTGGCGCTCGACCGCCAGGCCAACGAATTGCTGGGCGGCGACCTCGTGATCCTCTCCGACCGGGAGCTCGCGCCCGAATTTCGCACGGCCGCGGAGAAGGAAAAGCTCACGATCGCCGAGACGCGCACCTTCCCGAGCATGGTGCAGGTCGAAGGCGCGACCAATCTTGCCGAGATCAAGGCCGCGACCGATGGCTTTCCGCTTCGTGGCCGCATTCGCGTGGCCGACGCGATCGGCGCGCCCGAACGCGAGATCGAAGGCGGTCCGAAGGCCGGCACCGTGTGGATCGGCGTCCCGCTGGTCGGACGCCTCAACCTCAAGGTGGGCGACCGCCTGAAGGTCGGCCGCACGAATCTCGAGGTCGCGATGATCATCACGCGCGAGCCCGACAGCGTGCTCGATTACTTCGGCATCGCGCCGCGCGTGCTCATGAATGCCGCGGATCTCCAATCCACGGGCCTCATCACGGTGGGCAGCCGCGTGACCTATCGCTTCCTGGTGAAGGGCGAGCCGGCGGCCATCGACCGCTTCCGTGCCGAGGCGACGCCCAAGCTCGGGCGCGGCCAGCGCATCGAAGGCGTTCGCGATGCGCGGAGCGAAGTACGCGTGTCCCTCGAACGGGCGCAGCGCTTCCTCGGCCTCGCCTCGCTCCTGTCCGTGGTGCTCGCCTCGGTGGCCGTCGCGCTTTCGGCGCGCCGCTTCTCGCAGCGCCAGACCGACAGCGCTGCGATGATGCGCTGCCTCGGCGCCACGCAATCGACGCTCTTCGCGATCCACGCGTGGCAATTCGTCGCGCTCGGCGTGCTCGCCTGCCTGCTCGGGTGCCTCGCGGGCTACGGCGCGCAGGCGATCCTCGCGCAATGGCTCACGGGATTCTTCAACGTGGAACTGCCGTTGCCCGGCCCGAGGCCGGCGATACAAGGCGCGGTGATCGGCTTCGTGCTCCTGCTGGGCTTCACGCTGCCGCCGCTTCTTCGCCTGCGCAACGTCTCCACGCTGCGCGTGCTCCGGCGCGACATGGCCACGGCCGAGCCCCTGAGCCTTGCCGCTTTCCTGCTGGGTCTCGCCGCGCTCTGCGGCCTGATCGTGTGGCAGGCGGGCGACGTGAAGATGGGTTCCATTGCGCTTGCCGGTTTCGGCGCGGCGCTGCTCGTGGCCGCGATCGCGGGCTACGCGATGATCCGCCTGGTCGCGCGGCTGCGGGGTGCTGCGAGCGGCCCGTGGCGCTACGGCCTTGCGAACCTGCGCCGCCGCACCGCAGGCAGCCTCGTGCAGGTGATGGCGCTGGGTCTGGGCATCATGGCAATGCTGATGCTCACGCTCGTGCGCACCGAGCTCGTCGGCAAGTGGCAGCGCTCCACGCCGCCGGACATGCCCAACCGCTTCGCGATCAACATCCAGACCGACCAGCTCACCGAGGTCGGGCGCTACTTCGAATCGCAAGGCCTGAAGACGCCGGACCTCTACCCGATGATCCGCGGGCGGCTGGTGGCGATCGGCGATCGCAAGGTCACGGGTGCCGACTACAAGGACGATCGCGCCAAGCGCCTCGTCGAGCGCGAGTTCAACCTCTCGTACGGCGACACGGTTCGCGCCGACAACGTGTTCGTCTCCGGCAGCCTCTGGAAGCCCGATTCGAAGGAGCCGCAATTCTCGGTCGAGGAGGGCATCGCCAAGACGCTCGACATCAAGATGGGCGAGGACCTCACCTACGAAGTCGCGGGTTCGCGCTTCACCGGCAAGGTCACGAGCCTGCGGAAGGTCGACTGGGATTCCTTCAAGCCCAACTTCTTCGTGATCTCCAACCCGGCGGTGCTGAAGGAATACCCCTCGAGCTGGATCACGAGCTTCCATTTGGGCAAGGGGCGCGACGATGTCGTGACCGGCCTCGTGCAACGCTTCCCCAACGTGAGCGTGATCGACATGTCGGCGATCATGGAGCAGGTGGTGCGCGTGTCCGAGCAGGTCACGCGCGCCGTGGAGTTCGTCTTCCTGTTCGCCATCGCCGCGGGCCTCGTGGTGCTCTTCGCCGCGATCTCCGCCACGCAGGACGAGCGCATCTTCGAGGGCGCGATCATGCGCACGCTCGGGGCGAGCCGCCGGCAGATGACCATCCTCCAGCTCGCGGAGTTCCTCACCATCGGCCTGCTCGCGGGCTGCATCGCGGCCGCGGGTGCCGTGGCGCTGACCAGCGTCCTCTCCGAGCGCGTGCTGAATGTTCCCTACGAGTTCAAGTGGACGGTGCCGCTGATCGGCATCTTCGCGGGCGGCCTTGGAGTCGCCATCGCGGGCCTGCTTGGCACGCGCCGCGCCGTTCATTCACCGCCCCTGCAGACGATTCGCGCGCTGACCTGA
- a CDS encoding outer membrane protein assembly factor BamD codes for MKRSVMALAVFAIAVALGGCTTIQGWFGKTPEAKKEWTPADYYKAAKEELDSGNNKAAIQIFEQLESKFPFGRYAQQAQIEIAYAYYRENETAQCISAADRFIKQHPNHVNVDYALYLKGLANFKEDLGLLARWVSQDLADRDPKAARESFEVFKELVTRFPDSRYAPDSRARMIYLVDAVARHELHVAEYYIKRGAYLAAVNRAQDILIRYPNAPLRRQALDVMVQGYDRMGMTDLRDDTKKVIAKNFPGEPVDARPIGGSWWKIWQY; via the coding sequence ATGAAACGAAGTGTAATGGCATTGGCGGTGTTCGCCATCGCGGTCGCGCTCGGTGGCTGCACCACCATCCAGGGCTGGTTCGGCAAGACGCCCGAGGCGAAGAAGGAATGGACCCCGGCGGACTACTACAAGGCCGCCAAGGAAGAGCTCGACAGCGGCAACAACAAGGCCGCGATCCAGATCTTCGAGCAGCTCGAGTCCAAGTTCCCGTTCGGCCGGTATGCCCAGCAGGCGCAGATCGAGATCGCCTACGCGTACTACCGCGAGAACGAGACCGCGCAGTGCATCTCGGCGGCTGACCGCTTCATCAAGCAGCATCCCAACCACGTCAACGTGGATTACGCGCTCTACCTGAAGGGTCTCGCGAACTTCAAGGAGGATCTCGGCCTTCTGGCGCGCTGGGTGAGCCAGGACCTCGCCGACCGCGACCCGAAGGCCGCGCGCGAATCGTTCGAAGTCTTCAAGGAACTGGTCACGCGCTTCCCCGACAGCCGCTACGCCCCGGATTCCCGCGCGCGGATGATCTATCTCGTCGATGCGGTCGCTCGCCACGAACTCCATGTCGCCGAGTACTACATCAAGCGCGGCGCCTACCTCGCGGCGGTCAATCGCGCCCAGGACATCCTCATTCGCTACCCCAACGCGCCGCTGCGCCGCCAGGCGCTCGACGTGATGGTCCAGGGTTATGACCGCATGGGCATGACGGACCTGCGCGACGACACCAAGAAGGTCATCGCCAAGAACTTCCCCGGCGAACCGGTCGATGCGCGTCCGATCGGCGGCTCCTGGTGGAAGATCTGGCAGTACTGA